A DNA window from Acidobacteriota bacterium contains the following coding sequences:
- a CDS encoding tyrosine-type recombinase/integrase codes for MSSEGVTITSAVGYGGEGSQSSTDKSRAGERTAFPVTSRRRSRGEHSISRRLSTGCSGHTGHRKLKNGWPPDRDGRNRVSCSRSAKARRDDPDNFAHYFRRLCARADVGHWTPHELRHSAASIMLAPGTPLWVVSEVLGHASVPIIKDIYGHLIGGEKQEATEAITDVLFDNSQSADGLHVIREHDTTRASGDGVGTYRTMR; via the coding sequence TTGAGCTCAGAGGGCGTCACCATCACGAGCGCCGTCGGCTACGGCGGGGAAGGCTCCCAATCGAGCACCGACAAGAGTCGGGCAGGAGAACGCACCGCATTTCCCGTAACCTCAAGACGAAGAAGTCGAGGAGAACACTCCATCTCACGCCGGCTCTCGACGGGCTGCTCCGGTCACACCGGGCACCGCAAGCTCAAGAACGGCTGGCCGCCGGACCGGGATGGGAGGAATCGGGTCTCGTGTTCACGATCGGCAAAGGCACGCCGGGACGATCCCGATAACTTTGCCCACTACTTCCGCCGACTGTGTGCCCGTGCCGACGTCGGGCACTGGACACCGCACGAGCTGCGCCACTCCGCTGCCTCGATCATGCTCGCCCCTGGCACTCCGCTGTGGGTCGTCTCCGAGGTCCTCGGCCACGCCTCGGTCCCGATCATCAAGGACATCTACGGACACCTCATCGGCGGCGAGAAGCAGGAAGCGACCGAGGCGATCACGGATGTGCTGTTCGACAACTCCCAGTCAGCGGACGGCCTACACGTAATCAGGGAGCATGACACGACGCGCGCGAGCGGCGATGGTGTCGGGACCTACCGCACAATGCGATGA
- a CDS encoding phosphonoacetaldehyde hydrolase gives MSEFVYSRSYRGEVQALVLDWSGTTVDAYVVAPAVVFVEVFLRQGVEISMAEARGPMGLRKDLHIAELTRDPAIRERWKKVSGKYPDQSDVDAMFADFVPLQLDCLRNYTDLLPGIADVISRLQASGIKIGSTTGFTRVMVDVLEEEAEKQGYTPDASVAGDDVVHGARPAPHMLLRNLDLMGVHQIQSVVKVDDTVSGIGEAQNAGCWGVGVARYSNYMDVDSPEEGAAMSDAEIAQRVAKTRDILERAGAHYVIDSLSDIEPVIADINTRLARGEKP, from the coding sequence ATGTCAGAATTCGTTTACAGCCGGTCCTACCGCGGCGAGGTCCAAGCCCTCGTGCTCGACTGGAGCGGGACCACAGTCGACGCCTACGTCGTGGCGCCTGCCGTCGTCTTCGTCGAAGTGTTCCTTAGACAGGGCGTCGAGATCTCCATGGCCGAAGCACGCGGTCCGATGGGTCTGCGCAAGGACCTCCACATCGCCGAGCTGACCCGGGATCCTGCCATCCGCGAACGCTGGAAGAAGGTCTCAGGCAAGTACCCCGATCAGAGCGATGTCGACGCGATGTTCGCCGACTTCGTACCGCTCCAACTCGACTGCCTGCGGAACTACACCGACCTGCTGCCCGGGATCGCCGATGTGATCAGCCGTTTGCAGGCGAGTGGCATCAAAATCGGCTCCACCACCGGGTTCACCCGGGTGATGGTGGATGTTCTCGAAGAAGAGGCAGAGAAGCAGGGCTACACGCCCGACGCGTCGGTCGCCGGTGATGATGTCGTCCACGGCGCACGACCTGCGCCGCACATGCTCCTTCGTAACCTGGATCTGATGGGCGTTCACCAGATCCAGTCGGTGGTCAAGGTCGATGACACGGTTTCGGGGATCGGCGAGGCGCAGAACGCCGGCTGCTGGGGGGTGGGCGTGGCTCGCTATTCGAACTACATGGATGTTGACTCACCCGAGGAAGGTGCAGCCATGTCCGACGCCGAGATCGCCCAACGGGTCGCCAAAACCCGCGACATCCTGGAGAGGGCCGGCGCGCACTACGTCATCGACAGTCTGAGCGACATCGAACCGGTCATCGCGGACATCAACACCCGGCTAGCGCGCGGCGAAAAGCCCTGA